Proteins from one Gasterosteus aculeatus chromosome 11, fGasAcu3.hap1.1, whole genome shotgun sequence genomic window:
- the aldh3b1 gene encoding aldehyde dehydrogenase family 3 member B1, which translates to MQNQNQVLEQLRSVFRSGITIPAQFRLSQLNQLMSMIQENEEVILKALHQDLAKPKFEAIMSEVDIVVNELHFAIANFTSWMQPEYVSKNLATKLDDCFVRREPLGVVLIIGPWNYPLHLLLLPLVSAIAAGNCAVIKPSEVSAHTDRLMAELIPKYLSQECYTVVRGGAEETTSLLQLRFDHIFYTGSQAVARIVMRAASVHLTPVTLELGGKCPCFIYGRVDIAAAARRLVWSKYFNAGQSCVAPDYVLCSPATRDALLPALRQTLEQFYGKEPQKSPDMSRIVSDRHWTRLMELLKKTSGKVVVGGESDQEDKYIAPTVLVDVNEDDALMAEEIFGPILPILTVDSVEEGIDLMNRQEKPLALYVFSDEASVVNTVLERTSSGGFCSNDGIIHMCLPTLPFGGVGTSGFGSYHGRWGFETFSHRRAVMLRGWALERLNGLRYPPYQENKLSWLRWTTSAKSSCSLM; encoded by the exons AtgcagaaccagaaccaggtgCTGGAGCAGTTGCGGTCGGTGTTCCGTTCGGGCATCACGATACCGGCGCAGTTTCGCTTGTCTCAGCTGAACCAGCTCATGTCCATGATCCAAGAGAACGAGGAGGTGATTTTAAAAGCACTGCACCAGGACCTCGCCAAG CCAAAATTTGAGGCCATCATGTCCGAGGTTGATATCGTGGTCAACGAGCTGCACTTCGCCATCGCTAACTTCACAAGCTGGATGCAGCCAGAGTATGTCAGCAAAAACCTG GCCACAAAGCTCGATGACTGCTTCGTTCGGAGGGAGCCGCTGGGAGTGGTGCTGATCATCGGGCCCTGGAACTACCCCCTCCATCTGCTTCTCCTACCTTTGGTGTCAGCCATTGCTGCAG GAAACTGTGCGGTCATCAAGCCGTCAGAGGTCAGCGCCCACACGGACCGTCTGATGGCAGAGCTCATCCCCAAATATTTGTCTCAG GAGTGTTACACGGTGGTTCGtggtggagcagaggagacCACCAGCCTTCTGCAGCTTCGCTTTGACCACATCTTCTACACAG GTTCTCAGGCCGTGGCACGCATCGTCATGCGGGCCGCCTCGGTCCACTTGACCCCGGTGACCTTGGAGCTGGGCGGCAAGTGTCCATGCTTCATATACGGTAGGGTGGACATCGCGGCCGCCGCCCGCCGCTTGGTTTGGTCAAAGTATTTCAACGCCGGCCAGAGCTGCGTGGCGCCCGACTACGTGCTGTGCTCGCCCGCCACGAGGGACGCCCTGCTGCCGGCGCTGCGCCAGACCCTGGAGCAGTTCTACGGCAAGGAGCCCCAGAAAAGCCCCGACATGTCCCGCATCGTGTCGGACCGACACTGGACTCGACTGATGGAGCTGCTCAAGAAGACCTCTGGAAAGGTCGTggtgggaggagagagcgaCCAGGAGGACAAGTACATTG CTCCCACAGTCTTGGTGGACGTGAACGAGGATGACGCCCTGATGGCGGAGGAGATCTTCGGCCCCATCCTGCCCATCCTCACCGTGGACTCTGTGGAGGAAGGCATCGACTTGATGAACCGCCAAGAGAAGCCGCTGGCCCTCTACGTCTTCTCCGACGAGGCCTCT GTGGTGAACACTGTTCTGGAGAGGACCAGTAGCGGAGGGTTCTGCTCCAATGATGGGATCATCCACATGTGCCTGCCAACTCTGCCCTTCGGGGGTGTAG ggACGAGCGGCTTCGGCAGCTACCACGGCCGCTGGGGCTTCGAGACGTTCAGCCACCGGCGGGCCGTCATGCTGCGCGGCTGGGCATTGGAGAGACTCAACGGCCTGCGCTACCCCCCCTACCAGGAGAACAAGCTGAGCTGGCTGCGCTGGACCACCTCGGCCAAGAGCAGCTGCTCGCTCATGTGA
- the LOC120827371 gene encoding serine/threonine-protein phosphatase 4 catalytic subunit B: MCVTMGDISDLDRQIEQLRRCELIKENEVKALCAKAREILVEESNVQRVDSPVTVCGDIHGQFYDLKELFRVGGDVPETNYLFMGDFVDRGFYSVETFLLLLALKVRYPDRITLIRGNHESRQITQVYGFYDECLRKYGSVTVWRYCTEIFDYLSLSAIIDGKIFCVHGGLSPSIQTLDQIRTIDRKQEVPHDGPMCDLLWSDPEDTTGWGVSPRGAGYLFGSDVVAQFNAANDIHMICRAHQLVMEGYKWHFNETVLTVWSAPNYCYRCGNVAAILELDEHLQREFIIFEAAPQETRGIPSKKPVADYFL, encoded by the exons ATGTGTGTCACAATGGGGGACATCAGTGATCTGGACCGACAGATAGAGCAGCTCAGACGCTGTGAGCTCATCAAAGAAAACGAAGTCAAAGCACTGTGTGCCAAAGCCAG AGAGATTTTGGTAGAAGAAAGCAATGTTCAGAGAGTAGACTCCCCTGTCACG GTGTGTGGTGATATACACGGCCAGTTCTATGACTTGAAAGAGCTTTTCAGa GTGGGTGGCGACGTCCCAGAGACCAATTACCTCTTCATGGGCGACTTTGTGGACAGAGGCTTCTACAGTGTGGAGACGTTCCTACTTCTGCTGGCTCTCAAG GTGCGCTACCCGGACAGGATAACCTTGATTCGGGGAAACCACGAGTCCCGGCAAATCACCCAGGTCTACGGCTTCTACGACGAGTGCCTCCGCAAGTACGGCTCGGTCACCGTCTGGAGGTACTGCACGGAGATATTCGACTACCTGTCCCTCTCCGCCATCATCGACGGCAAG ATCTTCTGCGTGCACGGCGGCTTGTCTCCCTCCATTCAGACACTGGACCAAATCCGCACCattgacaggaaacaggaagttccCCATGACGGCCCCATGTGTGACCTGCTGTGGTCGGATCCTGAGG ACACTACTGGCTGGGGGGTCAGTCCCAGAGGCGCCGGCTACTTGTTCGGGAGTGACGTGGTGGCGCAGTTTAACGCCGCCAACGACATCCACATGATCTGTCGAGCGCATCAGCTAGTCATGGAGGGCTACAAGTGGCACTTCAACGAGACGGTGCTCACCGTGTGGTCAGCGCCCAATTACTGCTACAG GTGCGGGAatgtggcggccatcttggagcTGGACGAGCATCTACAGCGGGAGTTCATCATATTCGAGGCGGCGCCACAGGAAACCAGAGGCATCCCCTCCAAGAAGCCAGTAGCCGACTACTTCCTGTGA
- the clpp gene encoding ATP-dependent Clp protease proteolytic subunit, mitochondrial, with protein sequence MLLRRVLQAGGSALKQNRSVHHSPVWRSPLIPIVVEQTGRGERAYDIYSRLLRERIICLMGPIDDSIASLVIAQLLFLQSESNNKPIHMYINSPGGVVTAGLAIYDTMQYILNPISTWCVGQAASMGSLLLAAGTTGMRHSLPNARIMVHQPSGGARGQATDIAIQAEEIMKLKRQINGLYAKHTGQLLTTIEGVMERDRYMSPMEAQDFGIIDRVLVHPPQAGHDEPELVQKEAAAPVSPPPQPESAASGRGPLPGTSAPSSHKPEP encoded by the exons ATGCTGTTACGA AGAGTGCTGCAGGCCGGAGGCTCGGCGCTGAAGCAGAACCGGTCCGTCCACCACAGCCCCGTCTGGAGGAGTCCTCTCATACCGATCGTCGTGGAGCAGACG GGTAGAGGAGAACGAGCATATGACATCTATTCCCGCCTCCTGAGGGAGAGAATCATTTGTCTAATGGGTCCT ATCGATGACTCTATAGCCAGTCTGGTTATCGCCCAGCTGCTCTTCTTACAGTCAGAGAGCAACAATAAACCCATTCACATGTACATCAACAGTCCCG gcGGTGTGGTGACGGCGGGCCTCGCCATTTACGACACCATGCAGTACATCCTCAATCCCATCTCCACCTGGTGCGTCGGCCAGGCGGCCAGCATGGGCAGCTTGCTCCTGGCGGCGGGAACGACGGGCATGAGGCATTCACTGCCCAACGCCCGCATCATGGTCCACCAGCCCTCAGGGGGTGCCCGG GGTCAGGCCACGGACATCGCCATCCAGGCCGAGGAGATCATGAAGCTGAAGAGACAGATCAATGGCCTCTATGCCAAACACACGGGGCAGCTGCTGACCACCATCG AGGGCGTGATGGAAAGGGACCGCTACATGAGCCCCATGGAGGCGCAGGACTTCGGGATCATCGACCGGGTCCTGGTCCACCCGCCCCAGGCGGGCCACGACGAGCCTGAGCTGGTGCAGAAAGAGGCAGCGGCGCCAGTCAGCCCCCCTCCACAGCCAGAGTCCGCGGCCTCAGGGCGGGGGCCCCTCCCGGGGACCAGCGCCCCCTCCTCGCACAAGCCCGAGCCGTGA
- the LOC120827391 gene encoding guanine nucleotide-binding protein G(I)/G(S)/G(O) subunit gamma-5 has protein sequence MSNNCAVNSSLVIAQKAVKQLRLEAGVRRIKVSQAAAELKTFCLQNAHKDPLLTGVPSGDNPFRPPKSCVLF, from the exons ATGTCGAACAACTGCGCTGTCAACAGCAGTCTAGTCATCGCCCAGAAGGCGGTGAAGCAGCTGCGTCTGGAGGCCGGCGTCCGTCGGATCAAG GTTTCTCAGGCCGCTGCAGAACTGAAGACCTTCTGCCTGCAAAATGCCCACAAGGACCCTCTCCTAACCGGGGTGCCCTCCGGCGATAACCCATTCAGGCCCCCCAAGTCATGTGTCCTCTTCTGA